The window GGCTTTGACCACGGGGTCTTTATCCCCGGCCTGCTGTCCTTTCCTCAGGCGGACATGCCCACGGTGCAGATTTCGCTGCGGCAGGGACTGGACCCCGAAGAACATCTGGCCCTGGGGCGCGCCCTGGCCCCTTTGCGTGACGCGGACGTGCTGCTGGTGGGCAGCGGCATGAGCTTTCATAACATGCGGGCCTTTCGCTACGGGGACAATATGCCCATTCCCGGGGCGGAGGCCTTTGACCGTTGGTTGGTTGAGAGCGTGTGCGACCTGCCGCCGACGGCGCGCAACCAGCGCCTGGCGCGCTGGACGGAAGCGCCGGGCGCGCGCTTTGCCCACCCGCGCGAAGAACATCTGCTGCCGCTCATGGTGCTGGCGGGCGCGGCGGGACAGGGTCGCCTGGCCTTTCATGGCCGCGCCATGGGCGCGCCGCTGGCAGGTTTTGCTTTGGCGTAATCGGGGCGGAAGCCGGCCTGAGCCGGAAAGGGGTGGGCAACCTTCCCCGGCCTGCCGCAGGGCGGAGATCCGCCGGTTTATTCCAGGATGTAGCGCATGGGGTTGACGGGCACCCCGTTGAGGCGCACCTCGTAGTGCAGGTGGGGGCCGGTGGTGCGGCCTGTGTTGCCCACATAGCCGAGGACCGAGCCGCGTTTGATCCATTGGCCGGGCTGTACGGCGCTGCGCTGCAAATGGCCGTACTTGGTGGTGATGCCGCCGCCGTGGTTGATCTCCACGCTGATGCCGTAGGCGCCGTCGTGCCCGCTGAAGGTTACCGCGCCCTGGGCCGGGGCTACCACGGGCGTGCCCACGCGGTTGGTGATGTCCAGCCCTTTGTGGAACTGCCCCCGGCCGCCGAAAGGCGAGGAGCGCCAGCCGAAACTGGAGGATACAAAGCCCACCACGGGCCAGATGGTGGGCATGGAGGAAAGGGCCTCGCGGTTTTCGCGCAAGGCCAGGAGCAAGTCCTGCTGGCGCACTTCTTCCAGGCGGGTGGATTCGGAAAGGCGGTCAAGAAAATCCTGCATTTTGCGGGCCGCCAGCTCCTGCCGGTGCAGGGGCAGATACAGGCGGGAAAAATCCCCTGGCCGGTCCATGCCGCCGCCGGCGTCTTGCGGGTCTTTTTCCATATTCATCATGATGCGCAGCTTGCTGTCAAAGCGCTGCACCCGCTCCAGGTCGCGGCTTACGCCCGTGATGCGCCCGGCCAGGTGGACCATCTGGCGGCGTTGGCCTTCCAGAAGGCTCTGAGCGTTCTGCAGGTCGTCGGCCAGGTGGCGCGACTCAAGCCAGGCCCGCAGCAGCCAGACGTTGGCGGCTACAAGGCTCAGCGCCAGAGCGGCGGCGGCAAAGCCAAGCCAGCCGCGTAAACGCAGGTTGCGGCTGCCGCTGCGGCCTTCCTTAAAAATGACAATGTGGTATTTGCCAAAAAGCATGGGTGGGCCACTTTAGGTCCGCTTTCCCGGCCCTGTCAATGGCGTATGGGGGCGTGGGCTGTCGGGGCCGCGCCTTGCGTCGGGTTTGCGTCCTCCTGCGGGGCGGCGCTGTTCTGTTCCATCTGCCAGCGCGCCAGGCCGTTGTAGATGCAGCGGCGGGCGTCGCGGGCCACGCCGTAGAGCTGCTCCAGGGTGGCGCTCATGGCGCTGCGGGCCGTGTGCCCGGCCGAGGGGCAGGCGTTGGCCCAGACGGGCAAAGCCCATTGGCGGGCGGCCTTGAGGATATATTTTTTTTCCACCAGCAGGAGCGGACGGATAAGATGCAGGCCGCCGCCGAAGAAGGATTCGTTCATGTGCATGCCGTCAACCCGGCCGTTGCGGCAAAGGTTCAGGAAGAAGGTCTGCACCAGGTCGTCGGCGTTGTGCCCCAGGGCCAGGTGCGTCAGCTTGTAGCGCGCGCAGAGTTCAAACAGCCGCTTGCGCCGGAGCCAGGCGCAGCGGAAGCAGGCCGAACGACGCAGATTTTTTTCCGAATGGGCTTCGGGGCCGTAGTCTGTCACCTCCACATGGCTGGCGATGCCGTGCCGGGCCAGCCAGCCCGGCAGGGCCGCGTGGCTTTGCGGATCAAAACCTGG is drawn from Desulfovibrio legallii and contains these coding sequences:
- a CDS encoding DODA-type extradiol aromatic ring-opening family dioxygenase, which gives rise to MPAMPAYYVPHGGGPCFFMDWNPPDTWKKLGAWLRAIPAALPRRPKAQVVISAHWEAPRFTLLTTPDPDLLYDYYDFPPHTYDLHWPAPAAPELFERVRGLLRGAGLALDEDDRRGFDHGVFIPGLLSFPQADMPTVQISLRQGLDPEEHLALGRALAPLRDADVLLVGSGMSFHNMRAFRYGDNMPIPGAEAFDRWLVESVCDLPPTARNQRLARWTEAPGARFAHPREEHLLPLMVLAGAAGQGRLAFHGRAMGAPLAGFALA
- a CDS encoding M23 family metallopeptidase, encoding MLFGKYHIVIFKEGRSGSRNLRLRGWLGFAAAALALSLVAANVWLLRAWLESRHLADDLQNAQSLLEGQRRQMVHLAGRITGVSRDLERVQRFDSKLRIMMNMEKDPQDAGGGMDRPGDFSRLYLPLHRQELAARKMQDFLDRLSESTRLEEVRQQDLLLALRENREALSSMPTIWPVVGFVSSSFGWRSSPFGGRGQFHKGLDITNRVGTPVVAPAQGAVTFSGHDGAYGISVEINHGGGITTKYGHLQRSAVQPGQWIKRGSVLGYVGNTGRTTGPHLHYEVRLNGVPVNPMRYILE
- a CDS encoding tRNA lysidine(34) synthetase; this translates as MSGNKGKKRSFAQELCVKSAGRAMQRAGMLWPGCRVGVAVSGGVDSFVLLKTLQIRQGIVPFPFEIMALHLNPGFDPQSHAALPGWLARHGIASHVEVTDYGPEAHSEKNLRRSACFRCAWLRRKRLFELCARYKLTHLALGHNADDLVQTFFLNLCRNGRVDGMHMNESFFGGGLHLIRPLLLVEKKYILKAARQWALPVWANACPSAGHTARSAMSATLEQLYGVARDARRCIYNGLARWQMEQNSAAPQEDANPTQGAAPTAHAPIRH